A single window of Leptospira wolffii serovar Khorat str. Khorat-H2 DNA harbors:
- a CDS encoding MFS transporter, with amino-acid sequence MQVTKRAPLREIFGWCMFDFANSSYTTVIITVIYCRVFAEVLVPQSSNPGNPYEDGNFFFGLALCISYLLVVITGPLFGAISDYSARKKAFLFWSYIGCIITTSALWLASSPGVWGVAFVLLIFSNFFFASGENFASSFLPHLGPKEQLGKISGYAWGVGYIGGLLSVFLVSQWVGDAITSENYGSLRQVGPLTALFFFLAGIPTFILLKEYQALTAKPDGRSYLRIGFHQVFKTIRSVGYFKDLVIYLVSLFFSMAAISIVISFAFLYGNQEIKITAEQTKTLFILLQIFAMIGAIVFGTVQDKFGAKRTFNITLVFWILCLLGIYFVKDITAILNGLGFDFSVQWVFVFFGTLAGSGVGSTQSASRGLVAIFSPETKSGEFFGLWGLSGKLAGAIGVFAIGMLQKIFDLRNAFLVVAIFFFISLVINAFVNEKRGIEKAKEWEKQNGNSPT; translated from the coding sequence ATGCAAGTAACCAAACGCGCTCCCTTACGGGAAATCTTCGGATGGTGCATGTTCGATTTCGCCAATTCGAGCTATACTACGGTTATTATAACAGTCATCTATTGCAGAGTTTTCGCGGAAGTTCTGGTTCCGCAGTCTTCCAATCCCGGCAATCCGTATGAGGATGGAAATTTCTTCTTCGGTTTAGCATTGTGCATTTCCTACCTATTGGTAGTGATCACCGGGCCTTTATTCGGCGCCATCTCCGATTATTCCGCGAGAAAAAAAGCCTTTTTATTTTGGAGCTATATAGGTTGCATTATCACCACTTCCGCCCTTTGGCTTGCTTCTAGCCCGGGAGTCTGGGGTGTAGCGTTTGTATTGCTGATCTTTTCGAACTTCTTTTTTGCATCGGGAGAAAACTTCGCCTCCTCTTTCCTCCCACATTTGGGCCCCAAAGAACAACTAGGTAAAATTTCAGGATATGCCTGGGGAGTCGGTTATATCGGCGGATTGCTTTCCGTTTTTCTGGTAAGCCAATGGGTAGGAGACGCAATCACGAGTGAAAATTACGGCTCCTTAAGACAGGTAGGACCTTTGACCGCCCTGTTCTTTTTTCTCGCAGGAATTCCTACATTCATCTTGTTGAAAGAATACCAGGCCCTTACCGCAAAACCGGACGGAAGAAGTTATTTAAGAATCGGCTTTCATCAAGTATTCAAAACGATCCGATCCGTGGGATATTTCAAGGATTTGGTTATCTATCTGGTTTCGCTCTTCTTCTCTATGGCCGCGATCTCCATCGTTATCTCCTTCGCATTTCTTTACGGAAACCAGGAAATCAAGATCACCGCTGAGCAAACGAAGACTCTTTTTATTCTTCTGCAAATCTTCGCTATGATAGGAGCGATCGTCTTTGGAACGGTCCAAGACAAATTCGGCGCCAAGAGAACCTTTAATATTACCTTAGTTTTCTGGATCCTATGTCTTCTAGGTATCTACTTCGTGAAAGATATCACCGCGATTTTGAACGGCTTAGGATTCGATTTCTCCGTGCAATGGGTTTTCGTATTCTTCGGGACCTTAGCAGGTTCGGGTGTAGGATCCACCCAGTCCGCAAGTCGGGGACTAGTGGCCATCTTCTCCCCGGAAACAAAGTCAGGAGAATTTTTCGGACTCTGGGGACTGTCCGGAAAACTGGCGGGAGCAATAGGAGTATTCGCCATCGGAATGCTTCAGAAAATCTTCGATCTACGTAACGCCTTTTTGGTGGTAGCGATCTTCTTCTTTATCTCTCTCGTAATCAACGCGTTCGTAAACGAAAAACGAGGCATCGAAAAAGCGAAGGAATGGGAGAAGCAAAACGGAAATTCTCCGACATAA
- a CDS encoding bacterioferritin-associated ferredoxin, translated as MNSPDFSQIDLNALMRPRKVCVCNQVSEQDLLDSIRRGNDTLGKLMRDTNCCTGCGTCRGRVTKLLSETLAAQSK; from the coding sequence ATGAATTCGCCGGACTTCAGCCAAATCGATTTGAACGCCTTAATGCGACCTAGAAAGGTTTGCGTGTGCAACCAAGTATCCGAGCAAGATCTGTTGGATTCTATCCGTAGGGGAAACGATACATTAGGAAAATTAATGAGAGATACCAATTGCTGCACAGGCTGCGGCACTTGCAGAGGGAGAGTGACCAAACTACTTTCCGAAACTCTCGCAGCCCAGTCTAAATGA